The segment ATCATTTCGAATGCGCAGAATCCCATAGCCAAGTCGTCAAACGAAGTCCATTTCGACTTGCAGGAATCTCGCCGCTTCGGCACGGCGGACTGGAAGGCGTCGTCCTCGGTGGGCGCGTCCTCGGCTCCCGCGGGTGCCATTCGTGGGCGGCGGAGTGGACGCGGGTGAATCCGCCGCCGGGGGTGCGTAGAAGATTCCGAAGCGTTGGACAGGCCATTCGGGAGAAGTCTCCGGAGCCACGAGCAGGGCCGCGCCATTTGTCGGATTGAACCATTGCGCAATCGGGCGGCGGCGGTCCTCCGTGAAGAGCCCGGCCGCATAAAGGGCCGCGGATTGCGGCTTGTCACGGTGCACAGACGATCCCACCACAGCGGCAGGATGCCATCATCCCTGCGCTGCCATGGGGCTGGAATAGGCTGTAGTTCCTGCCAACGGGGCACATCTCAACTTTATCGCCGGGCCATGACCGGCAACAGGCCTCGAAGCAACGGAAGGCCCGCTTAGTCCCGTTTCCATGGCCCGGGATTGATCCGGTAAAGGATTGCGGAACCGACGACGGCGCCCAGCAGGGCTCCGAGCACAGGGTTTCCGGCCCCGCGGCCCAGCAAGAAGCGACGACCGGCGCCAAGCATCGCTCCAAGGAAGAAGCCCCTGCCGTTGCGGTGCGGTTTGCGCGTCATGGCTTGAGCCTACTTCTCCCTGCGGACGGCCGGGCGACGCGCATCAGTGGACGGGCGCATCAGTGGATGGACGGGACGGACCGCGGCCGCACGACGAGCCAGAGGGCCGACACGGCGCCTGCGAGACACACTGCCTGGACGGCCCCATGGGAACGGCAGAGCTGACGCCCAGCCAGCCAACCACGGGCGGGATGATGCCGGCCATCAGGAAGTTCGAGGCACCTAGCAAGGAAGCCGCGGTTCCGGCCTGCGCGCCGTGGTTGGCCAGGGCAATCACCTGGACGCAGGGGAACATGAACCCGGTGGCAAGGATGTAGAACCACAGCGGGACCATGACGCCCCATAGGCCGAAGCGAGCAGATCGAACACCACAATCAAAAGGGCCATCAGCAACATCCAGGCCGTGGCGAATGCCATGATCCATTGGGGTGCCACTCGCCTGATGACCCTGGAGCTGATTTGGACGCCGGCGACGATGCCAGGGAGTTGACGCCGAACAGCGGCCGTATTCCTGCGGGGAGAAGTTGTAGACCTGCTGGAACAGGAAAGTGGACGCGGAAAGGTAAGCAAACAGTCCGCCGAAGTTGAACCCGCCGACCAGCAGCATCCCGACAAAAATCCGGTCGGCGAACACGGCCCTGTAGCGTTGGCCCGCCGTCGACGTCGTCTGCCGGCGGAGCTCGGCGGGATACGTTTCCCGGATGAGGAACACCGCAGCAATGATCACGAGGAATCCGTAGCTTGCCAGGAAGTAGAAGATCCCGGCCATGGCATCACCAACAGCAGTTGTGAACCGATGATCGGAGCCAGAATGGGCGCCAGGCCATTCACCAGCGACATGCGGGAGAACATCCGCACCATGGCGTAACCGGCGAAGAGGTCCCGGACCATCGCCATGGCCACCACGCCACCGCCGCTGCACCGACGCCCATGAGGACGCGGAACAGGGCAAGTGTGCTGATGTCCGTGGAAAGTGCTGCGCCGAGGGAGGAACCGATATGCAGGGCGTTGCAGGATCAAGGGCGTGCGGCGCCCGAACTTGTCGCTGAACGGACCCACCACCAATTGGCCAATGGCGAAGCCCACTGTCGTGCCGTCAGTGTGAGTTGGATCGCAGCCGCTGACACGTCGAAATGATGCTCCAGCGCGGGAAACGCCGGCAGATAGAGATCCACGGTAATTGACCCAAGGCGGTCAATGCGCCAAGTAGCAGGATATAGAGGAGTTTTTCGCGTCGACTGAGGGAATCGCCCGGTACAGGGGAGTGTTCACGGTTATCAATCCTATGTGCGACAGATCATATTTATCAGCGATGGCTGGGGCGCGCCGCAGGACCGTCCCGGAAGTTGAGGCTGAAGCTGAATGGTAGTTTTGTGGACAGGTGTGCGCGGGCGGTCGTATTCGTCTCCGTGCCGGAGCCGGGTAGGAGCAAGATGGAAGCAGTGAGGCGGAACCTATGAGTGGACGTCACAGCGGCCGGTTGGCCAAGGCCGGGCATTTCGGCGTTGCCGAACACCCTGAAACTTGCAGCCGGCTCGCGCCGCGGCAGCTCAACGACGAAATCAGCCTTGCCAAGCTTGAACTTAAGGGCAAAGCAAACAGTTGGGCATTGCCGGCGCTTTCGTTGGCGTTGCGCTGATCTTTTTCTCTTTGCTCGTCATCGCCCTGGTTGTGGCTGCCATCTTGGGCCTGGCCACGGTCATGCCCCCGTGGTTGGCTGCGCTTGTGGTTGCGGCGGCGTTCCTTTTGATCATTCTTATCGGAGCCCTCATCGCCTTCCGTGCGTTCAAGGGGGCCATGCCGCTTGTGCCTGAGAAAACCATCCGCGGCATCAAGCACGATCTCGGCATAGTCAAGGAGGGCACTTCCTTCGACGCCAGTATCCTCGATCCCTCGTCGGAAGCCTACAAGGCAGCGGAGGCAGCGAAAGCCGCCGCAGCTGAGAAAGCCAAGGCGAAAAGGCCGCCAAGGCAGAAGCACACAAAGCCGAGCAACCCCCCGCCCCAAGCGAAGCTGAGCTGCTCCGCCGTCTGGAGCAGCGCCGCGAGCACCTCGCCGACGTTCGCGATCAGCTCGGCGTCGAGCTCGACGTCAAGACCCAGGGAAAAGTCCTCCGCGACGCTGCGGGCAAAAGCTCGACGACGGACGCCGGTTCGCTGCCGACAAACTCGCAGATTTCAGTGAGAAGGTTCCGGCCGGGTTGCCGGAGCGGCTCGCTGCACGCTGGAAAGAGCTATTTCTCTTCGCCGCTTCCGCCACGGTGGCGCAGTAGGACTGCGGAAGCTGTTCAAGAAGTAATCGGGACGGCAGCGTCAGCTGCGGACTACGGAAAGGGGGACAGGTGAAGTTCATCGGTGCAGGCGCACGCCCGGGCCAGCCACAGATCGACCATGACTCATCTTCACGGTCCCCAATTTCTGACTGTTTTGCGCTTCATGGGCGTCCCGCTGTTCGTGGGCTGGTGCTGTGGCAAAGGGAATATGGTTTCGCCGTGTTGGTTCTCGCCATCATGGGCGGCACTGACTGGGTGGATGGCTACGTCCGCGGCGTTTCAACCAAACCTCCAAACTGGGCCGCATCCTCGATCCCGTGGCGGATCGCCTGGCGCTCATCACCGTCGCTGTCACGCTCGTCATCGCCGGGTGGTGGATTGGTGGTACCTGGCCGCCCTGGTGGTGCCCGACGCAGTGCTTGCCACAGCCTCATTGTTCTATTTCCATAGCCACCCCGACCTCCCCGTGAGCCGGATCGGCAAGATCCGACGGCGTTCCTGCTCCTGGGCACGCCTCTTCTGGTCCTCTCCAAGCTCGCGGTTCCCCACACCCGTGTCTACTTCGTGATCGCCTGGGTCTGCCTGGGCTTGGGTCTGCTAGGGCACTGGGTGGCGGCCTACAACTATTTCTGGGCAATCCTCCGCAAGGGCAAAGAACTCAAAGCCAACGACGGCGGTCGCGGCTGATGGTCTGGTTCGCAGTCCTTCTTGCGGTGCTTGGCGCCTTTTGCCTTGCCATTGGCGCCCAGCGCCAGGGGAGCGCGGTCAAAGCGGATACCGGTGGCCCTCGCCCTGAGTTCCACGGTTTCCTGAGGCTTCTGCGAAATCCGCGGTGGATGCTCGGCCTGCTGTTGCTTGCCTTGGGCATGGGCATGAACGCCATTGCCCTGGTGTCAGCACCGCTGACGGTGGTGCAGCCCATCGGAGCCATCGCCTTGGTCATCACCCGGTGGTCAACGCCAAGGACCAGGGACTTAAAATCAATCGCGGCACGGTAGTGGCGATCTCGCTTGCGTGACCGGCTCTGCGATGTTCGTCCTGTTGGCCGTCAACGCCACCCAGGAGAAACCACCACGTCAGCGGCGAGGACGAAATAACCATCGTGCTCCTGTTGACCCTCGCCGTCGGGCTCTTTGGAACGTTGGCCGTGGTGTTCCGACACCGCTTGAGTGCTTTCGTGTACATCCTGGGAGCCGGTGTGTGTTGGATTCGTCGCGGGTCCTGACACGTATCATCGGCCGGCACCTGCTGGACCCAACGGCACTTTCTGCTCAATGTGCAGTGGTACACGTAGTCGCCATTGCCGCGGCAGGCGGGCTCGCTCTGGTTCGTGCAGAGTGCTATTCGGGTGGGCCGCCGGATTTGGTGATCGCAGGGCTGACTGTGGTGGACCCCATTGTGGAATTGCCATCGGGATCGCAATTTTGGGTGAGCTTCGTCCCGATGTCCACGCCGTGCTTGCAATCGGCATGGCTGTGGCCGCTTCCCTTGCTATCGTGGGGTTATTGCCCTGAGCCGGCACCATCCGGAGGTCACCAAGCGAAAACGTGACGCGAAGGCGGCTGCAAGCCGGAAGGCCTAGGGCAAAGTTCGACAACCGTGCCCCGCACACCCGCGGCAGGCAACCGCGAAGACACCGCAGGGCCAGGCGTTTTGCGATGTTCGCACCGTGACCATCAGGAGTTCTCCACGTGACCGTTCCCGAAACCAACAAACCCTCACCATCCTGATTGCGGCGGAAACCTACCGCCCGCAGGTCAACGGTGCTGCTCAGTTCGGGTACCGGCTTGCCAAAGGCATGA is part of the Arthrobacter ramosus genome and harbors:
- a CDS encoding phage holin family protein, translated to MGIAGAFVGVALIFFSLLVIALVVAAILGLATVMPPWLAALVVAAAFLLIILIGALIAFRAFKGAMPLVPEKTIRGIKHDLGIVKEGTSFDASILDPSSEAYKAAEAAKAAAAEKAKAKRPPRQKHTKPSNPPPQAKLSCSAVWSSAASTSPTFAISSASSSTSRPREKSSATLRAKARRRTPVRCRQTRRFQ